One Nymphaea colorata isolate Beijing-Zhang1983 chromosome 12, ASM883128v2, whole genome shotgun sequence genomic window, TGCCATCTTAAGTACGTCCTTGGTAATATTTCTggtcctctctctttctttccagGCAACATAGAATCACTCCAATCAATGACAATGAATGTATGCAAGCATAAACGGAGTAGTTTCTGCTTTTTCCATCTAGCCCATCAAGGGGTATGCATGAACAGGAAAAGGATATAACTAGATCCGGAAAAGCAGAAGGGATAAACAAGCCCCACAAATTATGCCGCACGATGTCCCCATTCAACAGGCACGAGGAATAGTGAGCTTCGATGGCATTTATTATAATCATTGATCGTAACAGCAGAGGTCCCGTACCGAATTCTGCATTCCACTTAATGGTTCGTTCTTTATTCCCCCTTATCCTCCTAAGACTAGTGGAACATAAATagatccttttttttcccttctctgcaTCTATGGATCACAGAGCATCTCGAGACAGTAGATTATGGGCTTGAACTTTCTTCACATTGTGGAGCTGATCAACCGAGTCTCCCCTCTCGAAAACAGCAGCAGCCCCCATCCCTGTGCCTATGTTCACATTTGTTAAGCCGGGGAACATTAATTAGCTTCTTGTTccttaaacaaataaaatagagGTGATTTTACACTTACCTATGCACATGGAGACGACTCCAAATCTGCAGTCTTTTCCTCGACGTTTCATCTCATGCAACAGAGTTGCCACACAACGTGCAcctaaggaaaaaaataattactaAACAGACCATAGGTATACATAATCCAGCAATAAAACATGCCAGGTCGAGTATAGGTAGGTACCCCTTACAAACCTCCGATACCCATGTCACAACCACACTGGCAGTCAGGCACTTTCAGCTGTGCCTTTGATGTCGTTTTGATGTCATGCTTGATTCAACCCATTTAACCCAGTTTATCAACTACAGTACATGTAATCAGCACTTGGGTGAAAAGCATCTTGCCTTTTCTACCCACTAGTTTGACATGTTCTATAGTTTTAGTTTCCAGTTGATGATATACAACTCCGTACAATGCATTTTGTTAGTCAAGTACACTTGCATACGTAATATAGTTTTTGTGCACATGGCTAGCCATGTACCCCTGTAACCATCTCATGAAGATTGCAGTACCATGTCCCTCTTACCCATACCCCATCCATATCCACATCCACATCCACATGAATGTGACGTTGCCCACATAAAAGAGTGAAGATGATCACGCCAACAGTGCCACaacaatgttaaaaaagaaatgccAAAAGTACGTACAAACATTTGAAATAACTACGGGTTCCTGAAGGGTCCAGGTAAGTGCAGGATAAAGTTTCTGAACTATCCCTCCCTCCGTCCCTCCGACCAAATCAAATAATAAAGAATATTAAACAAAATCACCCCAATCCCCCACACGTATCCAGCTGTTCCAAATGGACATCTATCCTCGCTCTCGCAGAGAGAATACAAACTCCAGTTTTGCATCAGAATGCCTCTCTTTTTCTTGACAAGCTGCTAAAATTACATATAAGTTTGAGTTTGCTGCTATGTTGATTCAGAagtcatattttggaaaaattacAAATTCTGACAAGGAAACCAAATTTGTTTAGCTTGTTCTCCTAGTACCACATTGACCTTTTAGAAACATTTGCTACAGTGCATGCAGGGATACTCTGGGTTTAGGTGCAAGATGTGTTTGGAGGCCTAGAGTCACTGCACCTGGCTCTCCTCGACCTTCAAGTACTCGATGAGGAAGAAACAAGGTGTCATCATGCAGATTCACTTATGATACATGAGGCAATAATTTTCTGAAATGGCTAGTTCATTGCTATATTGTCCTCATACACAAACTGATGCTTGtgattttgtgtttgtgtgtgtgaatatgagagagagaattaaacTGCTAAAcgtaaaaaataatataaaacaaCAAGCTCATAATTGATTGTGGACTTCAGAACTTCAGTAGCCGATCACACAGTCATCCATGTGACTGCCACTTCATATTCATTAGAGGAAATAGTTTGGAAATTGAAATATATGCAAGATTGTATCGATGTGAGTGGGAAGAACAACCACTACATTCAGAACACTTTAGCAATTATAATATCAAGAAACCATGTAAAATAAGACCCTTGTTGGGCCTCCTACTTCCTTTCTACCTTGTACATTATACCAAAATGCACCCATACTTCTTGTGTCTGACTGCGATTAAATAACATACTTGGTAAGGGTgcataacaaataaaatatactATTAGCAAATGAGATATTTGACCTCTTTTTTGTAGCTTGACGAAAGTGATAAGGAAATGTAGTTCCTGTGCAAACTGAGTTGCCCATTTCAACGTTCTACTAAGGATTAGTTTCTAATACAAGAGAAATTTTTATCCTGCTAACAACCTTTTGTCTATAAGCATTTCCCCTGAAGAAATAAGACATGACccctctcgctctccctcttttccctctttttctgcTACATCTACTCTGAGAAGGCAACATATGGACTTATGATGATCACctgatttaaaaattttcttgggTGTTTTTTGAGAGGTCGTTTTTCTCAGTAACTtccaaaaaaggaagaaatctaaaaaataaaataggtaaaagtaaaataaaagaaaagtaacaaaaaatgtAATGTGCTAATTATATGAAAAATAGCAATTAATAATCAAATGATAATGTAAAGAACAATCAAAACTAACTATATGCACCATAATTTAGCCACACAACTCATCCTAGTGTAATATCAAGTTACCAACAAACCACTGAAATATAACAATGGAACGACAAGATACAAAGTTCAAGGCTCAACTTCCATACTTCAAGAAATCCAAGCTTTGAGAAAAGCCTTTTAAAGAAATGAGGCCCTTTTTTCTCACGATAGTATTGCAAGAAATTCAGTGTTCGGCAAGAAATTGAAATGTCATGATATTTTCCTgataaaaacatttgttttggCAATATGTTTCATGAATGAACCTaatattatgaaatgaattGTTAGTATGTGGGTGAGACTGCCTGAAAATGGCACTTTTACAGTTTTACCCAATTCAGCTGTTGAATGTCAAGTCAGTCACAAATTTCTTTATAAAAGCCTTTTACCTTCCACCCAGTTTTAGCTCCAGATTACATTAACATGAACTTCAGCGGAGTGTTAATAATTAGGTATTAAACGTACAATAGCAGGTACTTCAGCATGTAAACTATAATTGTGCATGAAGAACTAGAAAATGTACATTCcttctttatcttctttttgttttccaataACTAGCGCCTTCACTTAAAGGTCATTATATTCAACAACCAAGTTAAGCTGTTGAGTaatgcatgtgtatatatatcctAATTCAGAATATTCATTCAAGTGATATGAATATTTCCCTCATTcaattttagatacaaaaattgggCACAAACCATTGACAAAATCGCATTTATTCACTCAGTTAACACTTCATTAAATAAGACAGATCCAACTTAAACAACTCGTAACCAACACAGGTATATGAGTCAACAACCCAAACATCCATGTAAAGCAGGTGCTTTGTGCAGCATTCCTTGAAAAATTGTGGGTGGGTGCAGCGAggatatatatacgtatatatatatatataattgtccacACAGTAAAAGTAGCAGTTAACAATTGACAAGCTATCATTTTATCAATGGTTTAACAAAAATCAAAGCAATTTTGTTCCTTGCCAAACCCAAGCAGCACCAAAAACTGGTCtgtattttcagaaaaaatgctACTAGTTGACGAATCGTAACCCCAGTGATGGAATAGATATCCTGAAATCGTCATACTTGAAATTGTATGTAAATGTTCTATAAAGGCCATAGACATACATGAGCATATACTCTAATGACAAAAGTGGCATACTTCAGGCAATATCAAAAACTTAAATCATAACCAACATGCGCTTGGATAAGTACCTGTAGCACCTAGAGGATGCCCAAGAGCAATAGCACCTCCATTAACATTCACTTTCTCTGGATCTAGGTCCAGCTTCTTGCAGCAATACACATATTGAGATGCGAATGCCTACACCGTTCAAAAGTGTCTATGATCTTCCGACAATTTCCAACAATGAAAATCACAGCCCAATGAAGTCCTACCTCATTTATCTCAAAAAGATCAATATCACTAATTTCAAGACCAGCGGCTTTGACTGCTGCAGGAATTGCAAATGCAGGGCCAATGCCCATGACTGCAGGGTCAACACCAACAGCTACAAAACTCCTGTATTTGTGCACCCAGAAATATATTCAGAAACCAAAATGTCCAAAATGGCACATCAAAAGTACTCTGCGACTCATTGACATAAATAGGTTCCAAGATAGAAACTGGCCACAGTCTTCCTGAATATCCAACAGAACTACCATAGTCAAGATTGCAAGCTACAGAggaacatatttttcaatttcatttacaTCCATTTAGCAGAATTCTAGATgaagattttaattttctgttCCAAAAACGGGAAGTGATATTGTATCTTCACAGAATTGAACCAAAAACAACAGTATTTGCCCACTTAGGAACAGTAAATTCCTTGTATATTTGTATAGCTTtgcattaaattaaaaaaaaaaagcaagatgGACAGCCATGGAAAAATGTTCCTTAATGAACAAGtacatatatttctgaaaaacaaAACCTGAATACACCGAGTATGGGAAGTCCCTTCTCCACTGCTACAGATCTCCTCATAAGCAAGACTGCTCCAGCACCATCACTCACTTGGCTTGAATTACCTGCCATTGTGAAGGACACAGATAACATTGAGCCTACCATATGATTTGTCATGAAAACAGCAAGGAGCTACAAAGTAGTACCAGCAGTTGTGGTCCCATCCTTCTTAAAAACTGGTTTCAGCTTTGCTAGATCTGAGATTGATGCATTTGCCCGAATTCCATCATCTACCACAATCGTAACACTCTCCTCTTTCCCTGTTTTCGGATCTATGACCTTTACAAGTGAAGCACAAGTCAATTATCATGGCATGCAAATTCTGTCAGCCAGGCAATGGAGAGCATGGATTGAAGCCTCTGGCAAAATTTTCACCTTTGTTTGCACAGGAACAATTTCATCTTTGAATTTACCAGAGGCAGTTGCTGCTGCAGCTCGCCTATGAGATTCAACCTGAAATGCACAAATTGTCAATTTGCTGAAGCATAATGAAAAACACAACAAGATATGAAATAGATTGTACTTACAGAAGCCCGATCCTGCTCCTGACGTGTCACGGCATAGCGGTGAGCAACATTTTCAGATGTAATGCCCATTGGAAGAAGGCAATTCTGGGCTTGTATGTGTTCATTCACCTAGCAAATTGAGAATGAATTAAGAATCACTAACATCTAATACCCAGAAGAGAAATTTGCCGAAAGTATGGTGTAAGAAGATAAAACACGGCATAAGtaaaaattttgcatttcatTAGCAAACTGTAAAAAATGGCATAACTCTGATTATACATACTCTAGGGTTTATGGTGCCATCCCAAGCCATAGGGTTTTTCGACATAGTCTCTATCCCACAACCAATACCTAGTATAAACCATTAGCAAGGTTAATGAGAAAGCACTTTCTCCCAATTGCTCAagtcaaaataataaaatgtttacCAATGTCATAGAACCCAGCCTTTATTGCAGCAGCAACATCAGCAACAGCCTGCAATCCAGAAGAACACTGTCTATTGACAGTTCTAACAGGTACAGTTTCTGTATGATAAAAGAACATGTTAAGGACATTAATAATCAAAAGAGCGAATATCTTAGAACCAGCATAGTACGTACCAGGAAACCCAGCATAAAATGCTGCCATCCTACATTCACTTGCTCTCTGAGATCCTGGTGCCAAGACAGTACCGACAACAATGTCCCCAACTTCACCTGGGTTTAGACCGGTCTTGTCAAGCACTGCCTGCATCTCACAGCAATTGCTTAATTAAAACACCAGATTAAGAGAATCAGAAGACTTACAATcgaattttattttctgaaaataggcaagagagggagagaggatgtATAGAAGCAGAGTAGGCTTGAACTTCAGCTAACCTTAAGGAGAGGTGCAAGTAAGTCATCAGCCAATGTGTCCTTGAAGCCCCCACGCTTGGCCTTGCAAATTGCACTTCGGACAGAACTATAAAGAGAGAATCATATAGAATCAGAACTCCAAAGGTTAGTAATGAGAAGAAAACCATGCTATCAAAGATCTGCAATTGAAGAACCTCTACAATTTCTGATACATTTACACTTACGCTACAATTACAACATCATCCCCAGAAGCAGCATTTCGGTGATATGGTGCACTATCCCCAGCAGAACAAACCGAAGCCTGTAGCATGGACTGAGTAAGGAAAGTATAACCATGGACAGAATGACTTGAACAAAACAAGAGGATCCCTCATTTATCCAATTGATCAAAGGCTTCCCAGGTTTTACTATAATCTTGACAAAAATAGAAAAGGCACACATTGAGCCCAAATTTGAAGgcaatttctcaaaaaaacCAGACAAACTCGATGCACATAATCCAGCTACCAAATCCAGATCTAATTAGCTTTTTACTCTTTTCGATGTGCAATTTCATATCTAATGACACAATTAAGATTAActaaaaaaaagaggaaattttAGAGGGAAACAATGTCTGCTTGCTAGTTGATATTGTTCCCTTCAAGCGTGAACATTTTGGCCATCACTAGTTTTTTATTTACCACAGTTCAGAAAAAACATCAACCGATGCTCCTGTCTTCAATAACAGGCAGAGTAAACATAAAGCAGTCAGAAGCTAATAGCTGAATGAGAAAAGAAACTTGCACCTAAGAAAAAGTAGTAACAAAAATACGAATACGATAGCAAATGAAGGCTAAAATACTTATAATCACCACTATAAATTTATTATGAGACAAAACAGCCAAACACCAACAAATTTGGTATCAATCCAAGATTCCAAACCAAAGTATCCAGACATGAGCCTAAGAACAGGAacctctctcactttcttatattactctctctctctcgctaacATATTAATTTTCGTTTAAGAAAGATTGATTTATGAATTAAGAATAACCAGAATAGGTACCATGTGAAAAtgtactttctctttttctttcaaaactaTACTTAGATTTGGTTAGAAGTTCTGTACGCTATATTCATAGAAAGCTGTCCCAATTTTACTGCCTTCTCTAGAAAATCTTCATGCATTTTCTACACCTATGAATATTcattaaataaaagaaacagaaacaaactTTACTTTCTCTACTACATATATATGCACCAGCACACACTATCAAGctactaatttttaaaaaataaaaataaaaaaaaaattcttttagctTGTCAAATCAAGTTAAATTCCTCATCAGAATTGTCCAAACTTTTTCATCATCAACATTGAAATacccatatatttttttttaattcttttcatATAAATACCATGTGCTGATATATTCAATAATCTAATAGCCCTTATGGATTTACCAAAGTAATAGAAAATTGGTAAGAAACTCTATTCACATGGGTATTTTATTTGGGTGAGGTACCAGTACCAAACAGGTATGGGTACGCCCTTCCTTGAAATTGGCACAAGATGCTGGATACAGGCATtgcagttctctctctctctctctctctctctctccctctctctctccacacagaAATTGGCACATCCCAGACAACTTATGTCAGGGACAGAAGTAGGCAGCTTGAAATATGTAAATTAATGTATTTCAACTCTGACCTTGTAGATGTGATATTACAATTGATTTAGTACGAAAGGTACATTACGTTAGCCAACTTTCAGGTTCAGATGTGTTTCTTGAGCAATCAAAACGAATCAATGGCACTAGtaacaataaaaagttttaaccataagaaatcaaaatgtttttaataaaatcAGTTTGAACCAAAGGACCTTCCATGTTAAATAAGCAGTGAGAACCACATTAGATCTTTGATTTACTTAAGTGTATTGCTTGAGGTGCTACTTTTTTTCCATGACATAGTTGTCTGCAACCTACCTCGGCCTGATCAATAAGGCAAACCAAGACAAGAGTACCTTATCAGTTTAGCCAATCTACATTTCCTCCTAAACTTAGAATATTCGCTCCACAACTggtaaataaacataaaaagaagacaatgtTTTTGGCATGTGAATttgacagttcaaagtgaatatGAAGCCCATAACTTAGAGGTTAGAAGTACAGTTTAGCACCAACAAGTAATAATGGAGCGAGAATGCAAGGTCTAAAGTCTAAACcaagaaaaaagtgataaattAAGAAAGTAGAAATTAAAACCTAAAAAGTGCAAACACTGAAGATTAACACCACAAAATTTTAATACCAGACAAGAGTGTTGATAAACCTATAAAATGTAGTTTAATAACACTGGACAAGGTGATGACCCAGAAAAATTAACACCAAAAACTGATACAAATCAAAAAGTTGATTCAATACCAGAAATGTACTCATAAACTTTGTCCAAGTCCCATAAATGGGATTACATAGATCGAAGTGGTAGTCCAAAAGTTGATTCTTGTCATTCCACTTAACCCTTGCCACTCTACCTTTACCTCCCTCCTTTCAACTTAGTTTGTTACACAATGATTTTAttacaaatttctttttcctttgccaATTTCTCTTAAACCTTTTGTCCATTTTAATTGCTTGATGCTGAGAAATTCTCAAGACCTTGTGAACCAAAACCTTATTCTTTCGGTTTCTTTTTTCAAAGTTTCATCAACTTAGACTTGGTCCCTTTTCATACCTTTCTAAAGGTTCCATTATTTTTTGATACACAAATTTCCTCTTATTTGTTTCAAGTAGTTTTCTTATCTAAATTCTAAATATAAACTGGATACTGGATAGAAAATGAAAGACATGATGTCACCACTAGTAAGTTAATAATGATAATAGAGGAAGAGACAAATGCATCCCACAACAATAAGTGTTTTAGCCTTCAAAAGAGGTCTGCTTAATCCTAACACTTCACCAAACTTACAAGGCAAAGCTGAAACAAGGATAGGGAGGGCCCTGGCCGGTAGGCAACTGGAACCTCATTGCCGCCACTCACAGGGCTGATCCTGCTGCTTGCCCTTCATGGGGTTCCAAGGGCCCTCACCTCGAAATTTTACACTGGAACCATAGGTATAGACAGTCCATCAGGTCCAAGTCTCCCACCCCAAAAGTGGTTCCGCTACAATTGAAATCTTACAAGGCAAAGCTCTTCTTTGTATTCTTTCCatcttttttgtgttaagagaactttcaagtttcaagatTCATCGCTATTTCAATGCTTAACTTCGTTGTTCAATTTTCACCAATTTCATGTATTAAATCTGCAGGTTCATCATTAGTTGTAAACCTTTAGCAAAATCTTAGTACTTGATTATCAAAAAGAACGAAAAGAATCCCCATGATTTCTTGCCTAACCCAAAGGGATTCCAAAAGTTTATGTTAAACATAATCCAATAATcaggttttgtttttgaaattatacCCATGTAGATACTTGATGGACCTATAAACTATGGTGATTAGTAACACAGTATATGTGTACACAGTACACAcacgcactctctctctctctctttatatatatatatatatatatatatatatatatatatatatatatatatatacaccaacTTGTTCTTTCATCTGCAGAAACCTTAATAGCGTATACTAGACCAAACAGAACTCATCAGTATGACATCCAACCTTTGACAGCATGATGATCGAAAATTTACTCCTGGAAGAAGCAGTTCTGATGCCTGGTCTGCTAAGGACCTTGAACTATAGCAAGTGGTTGGAGGACGAAAGAATATTTCCTCCAAGAGCATAAAGACCCAAAACTTTATAATGGAATTCAAGCCAAAGCTTCACCAGTTTTAACAACCGCCGACTCAAATAACTCGATCAAGTTTTTCAAGATTCATCAAGCGTAAGCTCGTGCTACTTAAGAAGAGAAGGCTAAAGAAGATGAACAGAAAAGAGCCTCTACGAAATCCAGCAAAAAGTCAGGCAACCTGCGGCTGAAGAAATGGAAAGATGTGCCAAAAGCTATCAACTAAAAAGGCTCAACTATATAAAATCGCGTCCATAACGATAGGGAACCGTAATTTCCATGAGAAAAAGGAACACCCATGAGTTAACTGCAAGAAAGAATCAGCCCAAGTTGATTTAGATCATGAAAATCTTGCCGCGAAACTGCGTCTCGTGGATCAACCAAACTCCGAACAATTATTCCGATAttttgggagagagagatagagagacgtTACTCGTAGAGTATGATCGTCGGAGCTGCGTAATGAGATCGGGCTGAGATGGCCCAGCAGAACTTTCTGTCTGTTCGCCGCCTTCTCCATCCTTCCTACCGCTGATCGATCGACCGAATGTCCGACCAatccaaagagagagagagagagagagagagagagagaggtcggAAAATGAAGGAGTCGTGTCACGCTTCCTTTTTTGTAGGAAGAATGCTCGGATAAGAACAGAGAGGCGCGATGGACGGAGTCGTTGAAGCGTGTGCCGACGTGGTAGCGTGGGCAAGTCAGTTACTTGGCGAGGCCCTTCTGCGGGCCCTTTCCCGCTCCCCTTGCGCTCTTCCTTCCCGCTTTttgtcctcttcctcctcccaaaTGCCACGACAGTGGACGGATTAGCAGGTTCGTTGCAATACCATCCGGCGTAAAAACAttacaagaacaaaactgaCTATCTTTGATCAAATCTGACGCTGCAATATTACCCATGAAGGAAGATTTTGCTAGTGTTGTCCAACATTTTGTGGACGGTTACAGCTAATAAGATTTGAACaaatcttaaaaaaagaaaacagataaGCAAAGTAATTCGAAGAACGCTAGAGTTAATGCTCGAGTTATGTATCGTATTTAATTTTTGGTTTAAGGAAACCGCTTGAAACACTTCTAAGAGGTGTTTGATGGCCTCTGATTTGAGATTCaaaaagatttgagatccgaggTCAGATTCCCCTCCGTTCGGCCTCTCAAATCTGAGATTATGGCCATAAACTGAAGATATCAAGTCCTCTTTTCCATGTAACGGCAAAATCTAGCGTTTGCACATAAAAGGAATCTTAAATTATCTTcgaatttaaaatccaaggctatcaaacacacctttTAGATGACACCCTCGAATGGCAATGCTTGTTGAAAACTAATTAAcgaaaaattaagtttttaagCCATTTTTGAAACATAGTTTGTGTGCTTAGGCGACGAACAAAAACCTAAGGAAAGACAAAATCTGATTTCCCTTTTGAAGAAATTGAGTTTTGTCTAAATTGGAATTTTGGAAACGCAGTTTTGATGTCACCAAAACACACTTAAAACGACGTTTTAGAGGCTCAGTGCCGTTTTTAAGGCTCTCATCCAAACAGTCCCTTGATCATTCTCTTCTGGGAGTAAAACCTGGATGCTAATACCCTTAGTTTGAACGCCGATGTTTGGTTTTGCTTGAGCACAAGTTAACACCTACATAGTTTGAACAATCATCCAGTAGTCCAACTAGCTATGCCACGCCCCTTGCCCCTTGAACTTATCAACTTatgtttgttattttaaaaaaagaaaaagataacatTTTGTTCCACTTGCTTCTACAACAACAAATCCTCTTTTAAAAATAGCAATCCACTTTATGGGTTGGCtgatcaacttttttttttaaaccaacttggtGGTTTGCATGAGACATGAATTACCCACAAAATTACTGTTTGCATGACACTAAAAGCCAATCTTTAAAATTAATTCTGAACATAGGCCAAGTTTGAGTGTATGAACGTAGTGTGATATCATATATAAGGAAGTTAGGACCTCCTAAATGTGAAATGAGAATTATTGTGAGCAGGGGCAGGGTTAGAAAATTTTTGTTAGGAGTgagaactatagtttcaaaattttgataaggatcgaaatatagtttttttttttaatgtttatataAGTTAAATGAATTACATAtgaaattgttaaaaaacaATTAGGCGAGGCCATGCCCCCTGCCAGCCCCACCTTGGGTCCGCCCTTGATAGTGAGTTGCTATCGTTTTAACAAAAAGGCTTACAATTATCACACAAGCAACTTTACATAGACCAACAAATCGCCATATGCTTTTCGAGAAGCTACTTTTGAGATGCCAAATTGaagtcaactttttttttatgaactttttaAGAACCGCCCAACTTTTGCTCATATAAAAACACAAGGCGGCGTTTCCAGAACTTCTCATTGAACCACCTGAGTTAAGGAGTTGTTTACAAGTGAACTGCGTCCTTCCTACCAGCTGACTGAAACCATCAACTTTTTTGGTTATTTTGCATAATGCATCCAAGTACCCTCAGACCTTCGTGGAAGAAAGAACTCTCATAACAGCTGCACGACACAGGACCACTGGCAAAGATCTCAACAACCTTGAGCTTAAGATTAAGCACCCTTGAGtgaaatttggaaaacaaggaagaaaataCTACAGGTAAATAGATACCGCAGGTCACATTTTTCATTCTCTTATTCATAAAAGTATCGGGaacaaaaagtgttttaatGGAAAGACGGGATAAATGGGCAGCAAAATGATGCCAgggtttataattttttcaccAGAAATAAGGTGAACCTGAATACGAACACTTAAAATTAACGGGCTCACAAAGCCCATAGACTATGTATATGGCATTAGGCAGAACATAATACGTCATACCAATGCAGCTGATGTAAATGTCACTTGTTTTCAGTATTGGAAGCTTGAGGCATACATGGCTGGCAGTCTACATGCGTATCGGGTGAAGGATTAGTGAGACTGATTCGAAATGTCTGCTGCTGTTCGTCATCTCCAGGAACATGGATAAGTGCTTCCATTATTAGAATGTCCCAGTCTTGGTGGCCAAAAAACGTAAACAACCTGCTGTCTGGCATGTCAAAGGAAATTGGTTTTAAAACAGCACAAGAATCAGAGTACTTCGTTGTGACTGTGTGCATAGCAATAGGCAAGCCATAAGTCGGAGCTCAATAAGACG contains:
- the LOC116265507 gene encoding 3-ketoacyl-CoA thiolase 2, peroxisomal-like — its product is MEKAANRQKVLLGHLSPISLRSSDDHTLRASVCSAGDSAPYHRNAASGDDVVIVASVRSAICKAKRGGFKDTLADDLLAPLLKAVLDKTGLNPGEVGDIVVGTVLAPGSQRASECRMAAFYAGFPETVPVRTVNRQCSSGLQAVADVAAAIKAGFYDIGIGCGIETMSKNPMAWDGTINPRVNEHIQAQNCLLPMGITSENVAHRYAVTRQEQDRASVESHRRAAAATASGKFKDEIVPVQTKVIDPKTGKEESVTIVVDDGIRANASISDLAKLKPVFKKDGTTTAGNSSQVSDGAGAVLLMRRSVAVEKGLPILGVFRSFVAVGVDPAVMGIGPAFAIPAAVKAAGLEISDIDLFEINEAFASQYVYCCKKLDLDPEKVNVNGGAIALGHPLGATGARCVATLLHEMKRRGKDCRFGVVSMCIGTGMGAAAVFERGDSVDQLHNVKKVQAHNLLSRDAL